The Streptomyces armeniacus genomic interval GGGCGGCGAACGCGCCATGGCCGAACTCCTCGACCGCACCCCCGACCTGGACGCCGTCTTCGCCGGATCCGACCTGATGGCCTCCGGCGCGATCCGTACGCTGCGGGCATACGGCCGCCGGGTGCCGGAGGACGTCGCGGTCGTCGGCTACGACGATCTGGAACCCGCCGCCTGGGCCGACCCGCCGCTCACCACCGTCCGCCAGGACGTGGAGGGCATGGGCCGGATGATGGCCGAACTGCTCATGCGGCGGCTGGGCCTGGCCCCGGAGTCGCGCGGGGCCGACGGGGTGCCGGCGTCGGTGGTGACGTCGGCGCGGCTGGTCGTACGGGCGTCGAGCTGACGCCCGTACGAAGGCTGTTGCGGCAGCGGGGTACGGCGGGCGTGGGTCCGTGACGCCGCTCAGCGCCGCCAGCGCTCTCTCAGCGCGTCAGCAGCTCGTCGTAGACGCTCAGCACGTGCGCCACCGTGTCGTCCTCCGTCGGCAGCCGCGCCGCCCGTGCGCGGCCCGCCGTCGCGAGCGACTCCCGGCGGCCGGGGTCGCGCAGGAGGCCGGTCACGGCTGCGGCGAGCGCGTCGGCGTCCGCGTACGGCACCAGCAGGCCCGCGTCGCCGACCAGTTCGGGCAGTCCGCCGACGGCGGACGCCACCAGGGGCACACCCGCGCGCAGCGCCTCCTGGGCGAGCAGCGAACGCGCCTCCCAACGTGCCGGGAGCAGCGCGATGTCCGCCACCGCCAGCAGGTCGAACGCGTCGTCCCGGCGCCCCAGCAGCCGTACGGGCAACGCCTCCGCGTCGATACGCGCCTGCAGCACGCCGCGGCGCGGCCCCTCCCCCGCGATGGCGAGCAGCGGCGGCGGCTCGAGCCCGCGCCACGCGCGCGCGGCGGTCAGCGCGGTCCCGTGGCCCTGGAGCGGGTCGAGGCGGCCAACCGCGAGCAGCAGCGGGCGGTCGACGGCGCCGATCTCCGCCCGTACCTTGGCCGCCGCGTCCGGATCGGCGGACAGCTGGTCGTACGACCCGGACCGCGGCTCCGGGAACGGCAGCGCCACCGGCGCCAGCCGCGCGTCGCGCGCGCCCCGGCGGCGCGCCAGGTCCACGAGGTCGGTGGTCGCCCCGAGCACGACGCCGGCGGCCC includes:
- a CDS encoding glycosyltransferase family 4 protein, which codes for MSRTPDPPPPPRGHAPVHVVQVLSGAQGAPGAPGTPFVPGTSCRRRRLAATAGGGEIPCASTGVHVRSLTEGLVAHGLRVTVCAPYGAEQAYGFTAAGAQLAEVGHTAAHSAAAQPPSVPRNAALASLPGPLHTDAETVLALRRACADADLVHAHGLHAGLLAAMALGRRRRHVPLVVTWHTREHAYGAHRGLVRLLERRVARAAGVVLGATTDLVDLARRRGARDARLAPVALPFPEPRSGSYDQLSADPDAAAKVRAEIGAVDRPLLLAVGRLDPLQGHGTALTAARAWRGLEPPPLLAIAGEGPRRGVLQARIDAEALPVRLLGRRDDAFDLLAVADIALLPARWEARSLLAQEALRAGVPLVASAVGGLPELVGDAGLLVPYADADALAAAVTGLLRDPGRRESLATAGRARAARLPTEDDTVAHVLSVYDELLTR